The following proteins are encoded in a genomic region of Astatotilapia calliptera chromosome 22, fAstCal1.2, whole genome shotgun sequence:
- the LOC113015247 gene encoding zinc finger BED domain-containing protein 1-like — protein sequence MLQLPTHKLNADVCTRWNSAYDMLQRFLEQQPAICAALLSPEVRKSSTDIFTLNETNIGNIEEIVRALKSMQVATTVMSEEKNPILSLVAPLLAQLLHDTQDNIGDTALVRNIKQSISQDLKKRYASTVERNTLYTASALDPRFKTLPFLSLEERQETYARVVAEAITLQEEKRQQPICEPEAHEHHEKPDETEQNPRPPLIPAKMRKSCGLTDLLGQTYGDVGAPPKSLSATAEEEVKRYQEVTTLALTEDPLSWWKSHEEVYPFLATLAKRYLCISGTSVSAERVFSTAGDIVTAKRSTLTSEHVDQLLFLSKNADIASLSKCV from the exons atgttacaGCTCCCGACTCACAAGCTCAACGCGGACGTCTGCACGAGATGGAACAGTGCTTATGACATGCTCCAGCGTTTCCTTGAACAACAACCTGCGATTTGTGCAGCGCTGCTGTCTCCCGAAGTCAGAAAGAGTAGCACAGATATCTTTACTCTAAACGAGACGAATATTGGGAACATTGAAGAAATTGTCCGGGCCTTGAAGTCAATGCAAGTCGCGACTACTGTGATGTCTGAGGAAAAGAATCCTATTCTGTCTCTCGTAGCACCGCTGCTAGCACAGCTGTTGCACGACACCCAAGACAACATTGGTGACACAGCGCTGGTCAGAAACATCAAGCAAAGTATCAGTCAAGATCTTAAGAAGAGATATGCCAGCACAGTTGAGAGGAACACCCTCTACACAGCATCAGCTCTCGACCCACGCTTTAAAACCCTGCCGTTCCTGTCACTGGAGGAAAGACAGGAAACCTATGCCAGAGTGGTTGCTGAGGCTATAACCCTTCAG gaagaaaagaggCAGCAGCCCATCTGTGAGCCAGAAGCCCATGAACATCATGAGAAACCTGACGAGACTGAACAAAATCCCAGACCCCCTCTCATACCAGCCAAGATGAGGAAGTCTTGTGGGTTAACAGACTTGCTTGGTCAGACTTATGGTGATGTTGGAGCCCCACCAAAATCATTATCTGCCACAGCTGAGGAGGAGGTGAAAAGATACCAGGAGGTCACGACACTGGCACTCACAGAAGACCCACTAAGCTGGTGGAAATCCCATGAGGAAGTCTATCCTTTCCTGGCCACGCTGGCAAAAAGATACCTTTGTATCTCAGGTACTAGTGTCTCGGCTGAAAGAGTCTTCTCAACCGCTGGAGACATCGTCACAGCAAAACGGAgcactctgacttcagagcatgttgatcagctcctttttctgagcaagaatgcTGACATtgcttcactgtccaaatgtgtttaa